The following nucleotide sequence is from Coffea eugenioides isolate CCC68of chromosome 3, Ceug_1.0, whole genome shotgun sequence.
CATCTTAATAAATAGGTTTACACCTTCTTCTATGTGATCATTTTCTCCTAGCCCAAATATGGCAGCATTCCATGACGTGGTATCACGATTTGGCATCAACTCAAATAGCTTAGTTGCACTCTTGACCTCACCTACTTCAAAGTATCCAATGATCAAATTTGTCCATGACACTACATCACTAATGCAGTATTTCTCTACGAAAGTGTGAGCTTCTCTTACCAATCCATTCCTAATGAACCCCAACAGGATTAGATTGAACAGTCTTCCATGTTTCTGAGGCAtctctccaaaaaacttcacagCATCAGTTAACAGCCCAACACTCACCAACCCACCAATAACTTCATTCCAGGAACTCTGATCCTTGTTGGGCATCTTTTGAAACAAAACTTCTGCAATTTCAACATATCCATTCTCCAAATACCCAACAATCATAGTTTCCCAAGCTTGAACATCCCTTATTGGCATACCATCAAAATACTCTCTCGCTTCAGCAATCCGTCCCACACTTAGAAGCCCCTTTATCATAATTGTCCATGACGCAACATCTGGAGTGGCAATTTCCCTGAACAAATGCTCAGCCAAATTCAACATTTTGATCTTCACTAAGCCAGCAATGACTAAGTTCCATGAAATCACATCTTTCACAGGCATCTCGTTAAACACACCAAGTGCAGTATCCACCATCCCATTATTCACATATCCAGAAATCATCGAATTCCACGTCACAACATCTCTATCACCCATACATTCAAAAACCTCCTCAGCCCCCTTTAAATCCCCACGCTGCATTAGCCCAGAGATCACAGTATTATGTGAAAATATATCACGAACAGGCATCTGACTATACAAGTGCAAAGCTTTATCAGCATTCCCATTTTGGAAGTACCCTCTGATCATTGCATTCCATGTTACCGTGTTTCTGTGAGGCATTTCGTCGAACAGATTTTGGGCTTCTTCAACTTGGCCATTTTTCATAAAGTTCGTAAGCTTTGAGTTGAGGGGTTTTAAGTTGGGCAGGGCTGATATACATCGGACAATAGTAAGGGATTTGAGAGAAAAAATTCGAATGAGTTTGATAGCTTGAATGGGACGAATGTTGATAAACATAGCCCATCACTGGTTCACAAACATTTCTTGaagtgaaaacaagaaagatgACTGTTGAGTAGCGGTTCAAACTCCGAAGCAGAAAACACCCGGATTCTTGCGTACTAAAGGTAACCTAAAGGCGTAGTGACGTTTCTAGTATTGGCTACTGAAAGCGTATTTTATATTACTCTTGACTTGTTAAATATGGAAAATAATAGACTAATGATTTGTCTTTTCTACCCATATTCCTAAATAGTAGACTAATGATTTAATCTTTTCCAACAAAAGGGTAATCCTAACCTAAATTTGCGAGCAATAAACAtgtaagttaaaaaaaaaaaagaaactaaaagcTATGAAATGTTACATCTTTGGATGTTAACTTTTTATCGTTAGCTAACAACTTGTTGTGCGATGTCTTAATTGTTAATTTTTCGTACATGAAGTTAAGTTGAAAAAAATGTTTAAATGCAGATGTGCAATAAATGTGAATGTGTACATTCACGTGACAACTTAAATGTAATTTTGTATATGCTTACGAGACAAATTATATACAGCTAAGTAGGTTAATAAGTAAGAAAAATCCATTTCTTAAAGACAATTTAAGTATAGCTAAGTAGGttattcaagaaatttttaGGACATTATAGCAATTTTTTTGGTCTTAGTTGTTAATTcttttattaagttgaaaaaaGTGTCTTAATGCACAAGTACAATAGATGTGAATGTATACATTCACATGACAAATCAAGTATAATTTATAGCATGTACTAACAAGACAAATTATTTATAGCTAAGTAGATTAATTAATGAGAAAAATCCATTTCCTAAATATGAATTAAGTACATCTAAGTAGGTTATACAAGAAACTTTCAGAACATTAAGAGCAGTAAAGTTTAAAGAAGTATGTGGCTTAAAAAACACCAGCGGTGCCAAAAGCACCAAAAGGTGGAAGCCTAAATTCTACCTGGAACCTAAGACTGGAATCTTATCCCCATATATCTCCTCCAATCTAATTGGCCAGAATCCTCCCAACTCAGAGCATAGCCAACTGGGAAGCCCATACTTCCCTTCCACTCTCAACTCTGTTCATCCCTGATCCCATCTTACAAATAAACATTCTTTCAACTGAAAATCACACTTGTACTCAACACTTTCCCACTGGAAATTCTCAGGCAAAAGCATGGCTGCCACAGCTGCTGCAGCTGTAACCTCTTCTTTTACTGCGTCCATGCAAAGTCTTAACTGTATTCGCTTTAAAAACTGGCCTTGTGATCCTGCCCTTAAAGTTGTATCATCAAGAATGCTCCAAGTAGCATCCATATCTCATTCTCTTGGGATTGCATCATCAATCTTGATCGGACCCTTGTCTAACAAATGGAGGGCCTCACGGATCGCGGCTGCAGTAGCTCAAGAAGAGGCAGCTGTCTTGGCTCCTGAAGAGGCAACGGCCCCTGAGCAGGTGGAGGAAGTGATTCAGGAGGAGAAGGAAGTAGAGGAAGCGTCAAGTGAGGCGGAGGTTGCTCAGAGTTCTTCTGTAAATACCAAGCTTTATTTCGGAAATTTGCCTTACAATGTTGATAGTGCACAGCTTGCTGGGATCATACAGGACTATGCTAGTCCAGAGCTGATTGAGGTATATATTATCCACCTATGATTGCACAAATAGATAGCTAATCAGCTTAGTTTGCCCCTGTGCTGGCAGTACATACACAAGATTAATTTGATTATTCCTGTTGACATGGGATGCAACTAATAATTTAGGTTGATTTTGTGATGATTCATCTCCATTAACCATCAGGGGTCATTATATATGAACCTCTTTACTGGTATTGGATTAATACTAGGGTCACAATAGGCTTCATTTTTAATATGGGATCAATCTGATTCATATCAAGATCTTTATGATTTTTGATAATGGTGATACTTTTTACGTGTTAATTGAGAACAAGATAAGAATAGTACTAAGTGAATAACTAGTTACAAACATAATTCAGTATAAGTGGTACAGCAATGAAAGATTCTAGCTGTTAGTGAAGATTTGAGGAGATGGAAGAGTTGCAGGCCATCCATCATTTGTaagaaaatggcaaaataaTAGGACGACCTGTATCGAGTGATTTAATCGAATAGGACTCTAGAACTTCAGGAACGGGTAAGGAGACCTAAATATCACCTTCAGAACTGAATTTCCCTCCCAATCTTAAGCTTTGTTCTATCTTATGCTAGGCCTAATGAAGCTGTTGTAACAGATTGAGTTTAACGGTCAACTTATCtctccaacattttttttttcctcaataGCTTGCCATTGTCTTAGTTTTCCTATATCGATCTTTCTCCCTCGTTAAACTGCCTGGATTGATTTTTTTGCGTTCTTCACGAACAATGTTGGAAAAAAGAATTTAATTTTTGGGAGAGGAATTCGTGCTGAAATTTTTTTCTTAGGTAGACATGATTCCACACTTCAGTGTTGGCTAGTAGTACAGGCATATCTGATTCAGATGCAGACTGTTGACTTGACTTGCTAATACTTCAAAGATCATCCAATCTTTCGTATCTAGGAAAAATTTGATTATATAATTGGCTTCCAGAAGCCTTAGAAATAAGATTGTTAAAGAAATAGAACGAATAAGCtgaaataggaatttaaaaaaaCCACATTTTGACTTCTCATGAAAATCACGAATGTAACTTTGCTATCAAAGTTCCATCCTGAGCAGTTCAACCCAGGTGACTCTTTTTCTCTACCAAGATGTGTTGAATATAATACATTGTTAAAGATGCATATCTATTTTTTAGTATTCTATAGTGAGATAAATTTCTTGTATGGCATAGAAAATCAACAATTATGTGAGACTTTCTGAGGAGTTGTAACATGGGCCAAACTATAAGCTCAAATTTCATGATTGTAGGTTCTATACGACAGGGAAACAGGAAGAAGTAGAGGATTTGCATTTGTGACAATGAGCACAGTCGAAGATTGCAACGTAGTAATCCAAAATCTTGATGGAAGGgtaatctctctctctcacaaaCAGAGTACCCCTGTCGGCGTGATGATTATTGTTTAGATGTTCATCTTTCTATATTATCTCTGCAAGGAGAAACATTATACTATGTATATATTTAGTCCTTGCCCTTTTTTCCAGAATTGTCTTCAGTTCCTCTTTAACTTCCCACCATGAGATGTTGCTTCAAGTATACGTGTGCTAAAAACACTTCATTGTGTCAGGAGTATGGTGGTCGAAACTTCAGGGTAAATTTCTCAGACAAGCCTAGACCGAAGGACCCATTATATCCAGAAACGGAACATAAACTATTTGTTGGCAACCTGGCCTGGTCAGTTACATCTGAAAGCTTGACGGAGGCATTTCAAGAATATGGGAATGTTGTTGGGGCAAGGGTACTATATGATGGGGACACTGGAAGGTCGAGAGGCTATGGTTTTGTATGCTATGAAACAAGAGCTGAAATGGATGCAGCCCTGAATTCTCTCAATGGAGTGGTACTGAACTTTTAGATCTTCTTGATTACTCCCTTTGGAACCTACATCCTTGGAAATTCTGATGCGGACCTATTGCAGACCTGTATAACTCTTTAATGCATGGTCGAGTTTGCATCAAAATTTTGGTTTTCTGAATTACTGGGGAaaactaagttttttttttatgcttttGTATCTCTCAGGAATTGGAAGGAAGGCCGATGCGCGTGAGCTTAGCACAAGGAAAGAAACATTAAGATGAACAGGATTTTGTAAAGGTTGAAGAGATGAAATTCGTTGACATAGAAAGATGCAAGAAAGCAAGTTTTAGAGTTGTTTTTAATGAATTTGGTAACGATCATTGTGTTGCTCATGAGAAGTTTTCTGTCGGTCACTGCAACATTAAGCTCAGCAGCTGAAGGGACTTTTTTGGGAACATTAGTACCTTTCTTAGCAGTTTCGGCCATTAATTacattagataattagttaatgtTATAACCTTCAATTCCTATCAGAATCAAATATAATGTAAGCATGATGGAGCTTCTTGCATTACTGAGATTAAAGAGAATACTCTGTTCTTGGCATTAGACATACCATCAGTCCATTTTTTCTGGAAGCTAATATAATGGTTGCCTAGTTCCATTCTTCTCATAACAACTCCTTGGTGCACTTTGTTAAATTCATGTGGGAGAAAACTCATGACACTTACAGTTCATTCCCCTACCCTATGATGGAAATCTTTTCATCCTAGCAATAGCTTGATATGATCGATTCAGTATCCTTGAACAGGCCAGAATTCATGGCTCCGTTTGATCGATTCAGTCTTGTTGAACAGGCCAGAATTCGTGgctttgtgtgtgtgtgtgatgtATCCAAGTACAGCAGATTTAATAAACAGTGACTGGGTAGCAATAAATCACAGGCCAAACACGATCAGTGATTTCAACCACTCTGTGATACAGCAGCACATTTTGCTCTTGGGAACCCTTCATTCCTTAGCTGTATAACCATGCATATTACAAGTAAAACATGTTAATTCAAGGTGTACCGCTAAGAcataattttatcaaaaaaaggGCTAAGacataattcaaaaaaattgcACCAATTGTCCCTCATATACTGCTGATATGAAATTTTAGTCCTTCAAAATAAAAACGAGTGATTTTAGTTCTTAACAAATATAAAGTGCTTGTTTTTTATCCCTAGTCAAGTTTCCAATTGAATTTTGACAAGATTTTGTTGGATCCCATCTTCTTCCTAGCCTAGTTTTGCAGATTTTTCAACCTAATTTGTCAAAAAGCTATTTCGACAATATTTACAACATGATTTTGGCATCAATCCAGTCTTCAGATCATTTCAAACATGACCCAAACTTCAGATCAAATAAAAATCATCATCTAAACacaaatcaaaggatcaaaagagaaattcaaacttcaaatttcCTACTCTATTTTCTCCATAAGACTCAAATAAAGTTGTAATGAAATTACATCCAAGGATCCTAAAGATTAAGACCCATGAGAAATTTGAACCCAATAATCCACAAACAAGGGACCAAAATCCCAGTCAAAATTTCATCGAAAAGTTGACCAAAGATCAAAAGCGAgtctttttttatttgttaggaACCAAAATAACTCATTTTAATTTTCAGGAACTAAAATTTAACATCAGTAATATGTGAGAGACAAAtggtgtaattttttttaaaaataattttaaaaatattagtaCTTTTAGGTTTAGTTGAATATAATAGATTGATTCTTACTGGAGTAAAGGAATGAGACTCAATTCGTATAGCAATTCCTTAAATTTATTAATAGAACTACTTGTATATTATCAATTTTTAGCCTCCAAAAAACCCCCAAGCCCTAACCAAAATAAAATTAGTTGATAAAAAGAAGAGTTAATAAACATTTTTAGGTGGATATCCGTGTTTATATTTCTGACTTAAAATCAGATCTTACCTCCCTTTAGTTTACCAAATAGTAGTTCGCATAAAAAATTAGTTATCTATCAAATTTTTAGCTTGGAGAAAAGCAAAACATAAAGTAGTACCTAGTCAATTAAGTGGCTTATTCTaatcccaaaaaagaaaagaaaagaaaagaaaaagcccTTTCTCTGCCCCGAATCGATACATATTACTTGCTAAAAACTCAACAAGCAGTAAAATCAGTCGCCACAATCGTCCAACCCTGACCCACAACTGAACCAATTATTTACCACATGCAACAAGATTTAATTCTACCGCTAAGTCCTAACAAGTAAcctgaaaaggaaaaaagtgatTGGTCAAAAACCCAAAAGGGCTCAATTGACTTTGCCCCCGCTGTACTTTCAAGCATAATATCATGGTAACATCACAATTTTGTTACCAAAATACCCCTATAGAACACCTGTAATCTCAGCCTTTATTGTTCTTAATGGTTAAATTTTGACCCATCAATAATGACCACTATAACCTATTCAAGATGCACGAATTGACCACTATTTGCCTTTTTCACTTGTTGCACTTTGGAACTATCTCTTTTTCCCTAAATTTGCCACTCAACTATGCACAATAGACCTCGTCATGATGGAGCAAATTGATTTTACCTGTCGTCCCTtatagttatttattttttaattaattttatattttaaaaaatatatgatACTTAAAATATATCTTAACGAGTCCAATAGACACCCGTTAAATAGACCCTTGATTTTTAAGTTCAGGGaaacttttttttaaagcaCAATTAAGACCTCAATGTTTCCATCCTATTTgtttctctaatttttttcGAGTCATATGATATACACTGTTTTTAATTCCCTTTGATTGCAGGTCAATTCTATAATTTCACCGGTCAATCTCCCTCCCCCGtacatgataaaataaaatggtcTTTTCAATTAATTCTTCTCCAATAAGCATTTGGCTGAGACTATGTTGATTGTTAATATGGGGGGTGCCAAGTGCCTATTTTCTAAAGTTGAAGGGGGCAAAGTGAACAAACCTCCCAACTTTCAAGGGAGCAAAGTGCATTTAACCATAAGAAGAAATACCaaaaaagatgaaagaaaaaGTGTAATAGCAGTGCATCCAAGCCACAACTAATTACTCTACTAATCCCCCACAATCTCGGGCGCCGGGTCCGGATCGCAGGAGATTAGTCGGGCCCCATAAGAATTGACCCGACACCCCtgtcgacaaaaaaaataaaataaaatcccCCACaatctcacacacacacacacaaacacagaCTACAAAAAGCCAATTTACGCGTCTGTGTGGTTTCAACTTTATGCCGAGACAAAAAACCAAAAAGCGAAACGCAGCTCAAATCCAGTGGTCTCGATGACGCCCACAATTTAACGTAAATATAcgtataaatatatatgtacataaaaCGCCACACTGGTCGCAGTGTCACGCACTAAAACACCACCACAAACACACACTACTGCTCCAACTCTACTCCAGTTCTACTGCTGCTGCGTCGTTCTGGATGTTAGTAGTCGTGAGAGAAGAGGAATGGGAATGCGGGAATCTTAGTTAGGGGTTTTTGGAATGGGAATTTCTGGATCTTGCTGCTGAATTTTTCCCCATTTTGCAGATCTAGggttttttaatttaattttgttttgtttttctctgAACTCGATTTTGGGATTGGATTCTTTCAATCCCGATAGCAATGGCTACTCCGTTTCACTTGCCCGTCACTGCTGCTCAGGTATTTTACTAGGAAATCTCCACTTCCACCTCCACTGTGTGTGGAAAACAGTATATTGCTGGGATTTTCTGAATCCGTGTATGCTTTGCATGTCAAGGTTCAGCTGGCTTGGCTTCACGGAAAAGTGTGTGCGTGAGTGTGTGAGAGAGAAGGTTTAGATGTGAATGTTGGACTGTTGGGATATATTGGATTTTGGGTTGCTTTATTTAATGAGCATTGTACAATACAACATGCATTTGGTACCAGTTAGGGTTGCTCGGAGGACTCTTTTGATGTGTGTTTTGGGTATAAGGTAGAAAGTTTTTGTAATCAATCTACAGAGTTTTGTGTGAATCAGGGGATTTATAGATGGAGGTCTATCTTGTTTCTATGTGTACTGTACAATATTACGTGCAATTGGCACAGCATCTTATT
It contains:
- the LOC113764802 gene encoding 28 kDa ribonucleoprotein, chloroplastic, yielding MAATAAAAVTSSFTASMQSLNCIRFKNWPCDPALKVVSSRMLQVASISHSLGIASSILIGPLSNKWRASRIAAAVAQEEAAVLAPEEATAPEQVEEVIQEEKEVEEASSEAEVAQSSSVNTKLYFGNLPYNVDSAQLAGIIQDYASPELIEVLYDRETGRSRGFAFVTMSTVEDCNVVIQNLDGREYGGRNFRVNFSDKPRPKDPLYPETEHKLFVGNLAWSVTSESLTEAFQEYGNVVGARVLYDGDTGRSRGYGFVCYETRAEMDAALNSLNGVELEGRPMRVSLAQGKKH